Proteins from a single region of Phycisphaeraceae bacterium D3-23:
- a CDS encoding PEP-CTERM sorting domain-containing protein yields MIQTRMLLGAIAAAGLACGASAASIGVSFAGDNGGGTSVQITSAQTAGVVAQSNWNAGTGAAGAASDLNDDSGAGTTADVSWTSANTWGGTGATTDDEAMMNGWLDDGALSITVTEIPYAVYDVYVYGSADAGNEGGALNTIVNGTTFTSGGTFTTLSGNGSFFDGSNYVDGGTAAADPSYHLVSGLSGDLVITGQRDGGNRFGVAGFQIVEVPEPGSLALLGLGGLAVLRRRRG; encoded by the coding sequence ATGATTCAGACACGAATGCTTCTAGGCGCTATCGCCGCTGCGGGCTTGGCCTGTGGCGCGTCGGCCGCGTCCATCGGTGTCAGCTTCGCCGGCGACAACGGCGGCGGGACATCGGTCCAGATCACCTCGGCACAGACCGCCGGTGTGGTGGCGCAGTCCAACTGGAACGCCGGTACAGGCGCTGCCGGTGCTGCGTCCGACCTCAACGATGACAGCGGCGCTGGCACGACCGCCGACGTCAGCTGGACCTCGGCGAACACTTGGGGCGGCACCGGTGCTACCACCGATGACGAGGCCATGATGAATGGCTGGCTCGACGATGGTGCCCTTAGCATCACCGTCACCGAGATCCCCTACGCCGTGTACGACGTCTACGTCTACGGCTCGGCAGACGCGGGCAACGAAGGTGGCGCGCTGAACACCATCGTGAACGGTACTACGTTCACCAGCGGCGGCACCTTCACGACGCTTTCGGGCAACGGCTCGTTCTTTGACGGCAGCAACTATGTCGATGGAGGTACCGCCGCCGCCGATCCGTCGTACCACCTGGTCTCCGGCCTGTCCGGCGATCTGGTCATCACCGGCCAGCGTGATGGCGGCAACCGCTTCGGCGTTGCCGGCTTCCAGATCGTCGAAGTCCCCGAGCCCGGCTCGCTCGCACTGCTTGGCCTCGGTGGCCTGGCCGTCCTGCGTCGCCGACGCGGCTAA
- a CDS encoding prepilin-type N-terminal cleavage/methylation domain-containing protein — translation MKKPAAFTLIELLVVISIIALLIAILLPALGAARSNTRDLSCKSSIRQWVMVWHVHATDNKNRPVQSWQYTNEVNAGPGQHWYVEVREYMGGEEALVLACPTAGDPTGSGSTGSYGTATQNWYPGSGHAGLRDQHVGGFGYNNWWEESSVTRNDTAWIKNADAAIEPTSMPVFFDGTWADIGWVLETDIIPGEAFRNDPMGTLGAGIPYIKRVALNRHTGNTVNLGHADGSLVSSDIDDLLRDFVWHNDWDKSTNP, via the coding sequence ATGAAGAAGCCCGCCGCCTTCACCCTCATCGAGCTGCTCGTGGTGATCTCGATCATCGCGCTGCTCATCGCCATCCTTCTACCCGCGCTGGGCGCGGCCCGATCCAACACACGCGACCTGTCGTGCAAGTCCAGCATCCGCCAGTGGGTCATGGTCTGGCACGTCCACGCGACCGACAACAAGAACCGACCTGTCCAGAGCTGGCAGTACACCAACGAGGTGAATGCCGGCCCGGGCCAGCACTGGTACGTCGAGGTCCGCGAGTACATGGGGGGTGAAGAAGCCCTCGTCCTGGCCTGCCCCACCGCCGGCGACCCCACCGGCAGCGGGAGCACCGGGTCCTACGGCACGGCCACGCAGAACTGGTACCCCGGCTCGGGTCATGCCGGCCTCCGTGACCAGCACGTCGGCGGGTTCGGCTACAACAACTGGTGGGAAGAGAGCAGCGTCACCCGCAACGACACCGCGTGGATCAAGAACGCCGACGCCGCGATCGAGCCCACCAGCATGCCCGTCTTCTTCGACGGCACATGGGCCGACATCGGCTGGGTCCTCGAGACCGACATCATCCCGGGCGAGGCCTTCCGCAACGACCCGATGGGGACGCTGGGTGCCGGCATCCCATACATCAAGCGCGTCGCGCTTAACCGCCACACCGGCAACACCGTCAACCTCGGCCATGCCGACGGCTCGCTCGTATCCTCCGACATCGATGACCTCCTACGCGACTTTGTCTGGCACAACGACTGGGACAAGAGCACGAATCCGTAG
- a CDS encoding PEP-CTERM sorting domain-containing protein produces MQIVRITTAALAAAALFGVNADAASISLNFSENASNQVFAGGENIGPFATNSTNWNNTASFGAGNEGTGNLDNLIDDSGAATTADVDWSSANTWFNASGTGTDDQRLAVGYLDDGGAGNSITISDIPYAVYDVTLLFGSDIGDTYTTLDFTVNGSALLGGPASAYGNILAANTATGSNWVEISPGVTGNYATAAGETSSTLTIVGTNGAGGRGSVAAVIINQVPEPGSLALLGLGGLMVARRRRA; encoded by the coding sequence ATGCAGATTGTCAGAATCACCACCGCGGCCCTCGCGGCAGCGGCCCTCTTCGGCGTCAACGCCGACGCGGCCAGCATCTCGCTGAACTTCAGCGAGAACGCCAGCAACCAGGTTTTTGCTGGCGGCGAGAACATCGGCCCGTTCGCCACCAACAGCACCAACTGGAACAACACGGCTTCCTTTGGGGCTGGCAACGAGGGGACCGGGAACTTGGACAACCTGATCGACGACTCCGGCGCAGCGACGACCGCTGATGTGGACTGGAGTTCGGCCAACACCTGGTTCAACGCTTCGGGCACAGGTACGGATGACCAACGATTGGCCGTGGGCTATCTCGATGATGGTGGCGCGGGCAACAGCATCACGATCTCTGATATTCCCTACGCCGTGTACGACGTCACCCTTCTGTTCGGCAGCGACATCGGCGACACCTACACCACGCTGGATTTCACGGTCAACGGTTCCGCACTGCTCGGTGGTCCTGCGAGCGCCTACGGCAACATCCTCGCGGCCAACACCGCGACCGGCAGCAACTGGGTAGAAATCTCCCCCGGTGTAACGGGCAACTATGCCACCGCTGCAGGCGAGACCAGCTCGACGCTGACCATTGTCGGTACAAACGGAGCCGGCGGACGTGGCTCGGTGGCCGCCGTCATCATCAATCAGGTTCCCGAGCCCGGCTCGCTGGCCCTGCTCGGCCTCGGTGGCCTGATGGTCGCTCGCCGTCGCCGCGCCTGA